CGGCCGTCTTCTCTCCCGCCGAGAGGCCATGGCGTTCGTGGGTGCAAGCGGTCTGGCCTGGCTCATGGGGATCACCTTGCGTCAGACGGCTGCTGGTGCCTCTCCATCTCCTTGCATCGTCAGACCGGAACAGACGGAAGGTCCCTATTTCGTCGACGAGCGGTTGCTCAGATCGGATATTCGTTCTGATCCATCCGATGGACGGATTACGCCTGGTATCCCGTTGACCTTGACGTTCCGCGTCATGCGCCTCCATGCAGGAGACTGCCGGCCGGTACCTGACGCCCAGGTAGATGTCTGGCATTGTGATGCCACCGGTATCTATTCCGATGTGGAAGATCCGGGGTTCAGTACGCTCGGGAAAAAGTTCTTGCGAGGCCATCAGTTTACGGATGCGCATGGAGACGCACGATTTATCACGATCTACCCAGGCTGGTATCCGATACGCACCGTACACATTCATTTCAAGGTCCGCACGGCGCGCATGGTCGGGAAACACTACGCGTTTACATCTCAGCTGTACTTTCCCGACGAACTGACGGACCGCGTCCATACCTCGCTCCCCTACTCGTCGAAAGGACGGCGTCGGGTACGCAATCACCAAGACTTCATCTTTCGCGACGGCGGTGATCAGTTGATGTTGAAACCATCGGAAACGTACGGTGGCTATGAAGCGACCTTCCCGATCGGCCTGACGATTCCTTGAACACCTCCCCTCCGCACTTCTGCTTATTGACCGCAGTACAGAATCCCGATACTCTCCATTCCTCTGCCCACCCTAGGAGGAGATCTCTATGAAACCACTTCGTGACGCCGGTCTGCTGATATGCATGATGCTTGTCCCTCTCACCGTGGGTGCGGCACCTCCGCCTGAAGTGAAAGTGGATTATTCGGCCGACAGTACGATGGAGACGGAAGGCGGCATGACAATGAAGGGACGCATCTATCACACCGTCGATAAAGAGCGGACGGAAATGGGTGGGACGAACGGCATGACAATGATCATTCGCAAGGATAAGAAGGTGGTCTGGCAACTCATGGGAGACATGTACATGGAAATGCCGATGAATGTCTCCAACGCGTCCGGCATGGACGCATTCGACATCATCGAGCAGGCCGAGGTAGGCCAGGAAACAGTCAACGGCATAAAAGCCACCAAATCCAAGATTGTTGCCGTGAAGAAAGACGGGGCGGGAAAATTCGGTGGGTTCTTCTGGACCACGAAAGAAGGCATTACGGTCAAAATGGACCTGCTGTCCAAAGAAGGGGACAAGAAGACGCGCATGACCAATGAGCTCACCAATCTGAAGATTGAAAAACTGGATCCTGCGCTTTTCGAAATCCCCGCCGGTTATACGAAGAACGACATGGGCGCCATGATGGGACAGATGATGATGGGTGGAGAACAGCCTCAGGAACGCCGCCGCGGAGCGAAGAAGTCCAGGCCGGAAGAAGATGGGGAACCAGTCGTCGACGTCAACAAGATGATGAAGGGACTCTTCAGCAAGTAACGGAGGACGCTTGATGAACCTGTTCAGACTTGTCGGCTATACCCTGCTCGTCGCGGTCCTTACGGCTCCCGCCGTCCACGCGGATGATCCTTGTTTGGGCGATGATGAAAAGAAAGCCGCCATGGCGGAGTCGGCGGCACTGCAGAAGGCCGAACAGGCCGGACAACTGGCCGCTCTCTTCGTGGCTTACATGAAGGTTGTGGCAAACGAGTGCATCGA
The DNA window shown above is from Nitrospira sp. SG-bin1 and carries:
- a CDS encoding twin-arginine translocation pathway signal protein, with the translated sequence MKNTAERVGRLLSRREAMAFVGASGLAWLMGITLRQTAAGASPSPCIVRPEQTEGPYFVDERLLRSDIRSDPSDGRITPGIPLTLTFRVMRLHAGDCRPVPDAQVDVWHCDATGIYSDVEDPGFSTLGKKFLRGHQFTDAHGDARFITIYPGWYPIRTVHIHFKVRTARMVGKHYAFTSQLYFPDELTDRVHTSLPYSSKGRRRVRNHQDFIFRDGGDQLMLKPSETYGGYEATFPIGLTIP